TTGTTGACTATACCCCGTGATAAAGGTAGGAATGGGCGCGGTTGATTTTGGCACCAGATTCGCTCCATCAATCATGCCGTATGGGGAGTTGATTTTTGGGAAATCCTCTGCCATGACCTTCTGCAAGTAGTCGTAGCCATCGCGAAACAGCTCCGCACGCTGTTCATGTGGCACATTCAACCCATGAAAATCAGCCCGTCTGTCCCCAGAAGAAATACCCATCATCAAACGTTGGGGAAACAAATTTTCAATGGTCGCTGTCTCTTTTGCCACGCGCAGCGGATGCCGCAGTGGAAGCACGATACTCGAGGTACCAAAAGCGATTTTTTTGGTTTGCGCAGCCAAATAGGTTAAATAAATCATCATGTCATAAATTTGCCCGGTTGCAGGGTCACCAAAAGCGGGGTCCTGCAAAATGACATCCCGCAGCCAGATTCCGGTAAAGCCATAGTCTTCTGCCGCTTGGACGAGTTCAACCTGGCGCTCCATTGTCGGTGCTTCCCATTCGTATGCCTCCAGCGGAATGTGAAATCCCAAGGTCATCTTTCCTTCTTTGAACATGCGCTGAAAACCATAATGACCGTTGAATTTGCTCATCGATGCTCTCTCCTCACCTGATGTATTTGGAAACTAACGGCGGACACATGCTTTCATCCATCCGTCGTCTTTGTACGATTAACGACGAGCTTTTTCCAGCTTGCTGCTGATCACCGTGAGTAATGCTGCACCTAACACCATCACTCCTCCGACCCATGGTGTATGAATCAGTCCAATGGTATCGACGATGATTCCTCCCACGAAGGCTCCAATCGCAATGCCGAGATTGAATGCCGCAATGTTAATGGCAGATGCTACATCAACAGCACTTGGCACGTATTTTTCAGCCAATTGCACGACATATACCTGTAAGCCCGGTACGTTCATAAAAGCCAAGAGGCCCATCAGCATAATCGTCAGGGTTCCCACCCATTTGAAAGGAGCAGTAAATGTCAAGATGATCAGAATGATCGCCTGAATGATAAACATCCAGCGCAGCGCTTTTAACGGATTCTTGTCAGCCGCTTTTCCTCCGACCGTATTTCCAATCGCTACCGCAATCCCATAGACGAGAAGAATCAGACTGACCGCACTCGCCTTATAACCTGTGATTTCTTCCAGAATCGGACCTAAGAACGTAAAGGTTACGAAGGTACCACCGTAGCCAAGTGCTGTAATCGCAAAGACAAGCAACAGTGGCAAATTTGTGATTATTTTCACTTGGTCTCTAATAGAAGCAGGCTTAGATTTTTTCAAATTGCTTGGTACCAGAATCGCTGTCGAGATAAGTGCAATCACTCCAAGAATGGTAACTCCCCAAAAAGTCGCTCTCCAACCAAACATTTGTCCAATAAACGTTCCCAAAGGTACGCCTGTAACGGTTGCAACAGTCAGACCCGTAAACATCGTCGCAATCGCACTGGCACGCTTGTTTTCTGGCACCAGATCGGCTGCAATCGTCGAACCGATGGAGAAAAATACCCCATGAGAAAACGCGGTAAAGAAACGGGCAATGATTAAAAGTGTAAAACTACTCGACAAGGCTGCCGCACTGTTTCCGACAACAAAGACAATCATCAAAAGCATGAGTAGCATTTTGCGTGGAATTCGACTTGTAAGTGCAGTAATAATCGGTGCTCCAATTGCTACCCCTAATGCATATCCAGAAATAAGAAGTCCTGCTAAGGTGATGGTTACTTTCAAATCCTGTGCGACTGTAGACAACAAACCGACGATAACAAATTCAGTAGTCCCGATACCAAATGCGCTGATTGCGAGAGCAAGTAAAGCAAGAGTGGAGTTTTTCGCACCAGTTGCTTGCTGCTTCACATTGGATGTAATCGTGCTCATCTGAGTTGTATCCTCCCTTAATTTTTCTTGCCATTCACAAAGCAGGGCCCTTACTTATCATGATTGGCGAATATGTTGGTTCTGAATGCTATTATGTCTCATGCCTCACTTGATAGGAAGTACGTACTTTCGAGTATCATAGGCACTAAAAAGTACCTTACATCAGTAACCAAGCAATAAAAAAAGCCGGGAAGACTGTCTCCCCGACTCATTACCTTATCTCTCTTGCAGCGCTACTTTTAATCCTAATAAGATGTAAACAGAACCTACGATCTTGCCACTCCAGCGGCCCAGCCAGGAAATTCGTTTCACCAGATGCCCCAATGGTCTGATACTGATCGCAATCAACGCGGTGTAAAAGAACCCCAGAATGGCGAAAATCAGTCCTAAGACAAGGAATTGGAAAATGGCTCCCCCACGCTCCGGATGTACGAATTGCGGCAGAAACGCTAGAAAGAACAGCGCCGTCTTCGGATTCAGAACTTCTGCGAGGATGGCTTGCCCATACGATTGCAGCGGTGGCAACGGTGTTACTTTTGGCAGCTCTGGGTCAACCGGTTTTTCAAGCATGGCCCGAACCCCTAAATAGACCAAGTAAGCGGCTCCCACAAATTTTACGAGATTGAATGCCCATGCAGATGTCATCAAAATCGCGGATAAACCGACCGCAGCAAAAATCGTATGAATGAAGTCGCCTGTGGCAATGCCCAGCCCCGCCATGATCCCAGCTTTACGGCCTCCCTGTACGGTACGCGTCGCAGTTAACAGGACAGCGGGTCCCGGAATTAAAAAGAGGCCGATCACAACAGCCAAAAATGCTCCCATGGTAGTCCAATCAAACATGTGCTCTCCCTCTTTGTATCGAATATTCAAATTCTCTTTCTATCATAAACGATGTGCAGCGAGAACGATACGCCTTCGGCTTACTATTCGGCTTCATGGGCTTGTGGCGGAAACAAAATCGTGATGGTCGTTCCCTCACCCACTCTGCTTTCCAACGTGATGATTCCCTTGTGTGCCTCCACTATCCCTTTCACAATCGTCAACCCTAATCCTGCTCCACCACGTTCCCTTGCTCGCGAGCGATCTCCCCGATAAAAACGCTCAAAGACGTACGGGAGGTCCTTTTGATCGATGCCCGTGCCGCTGTCCTTCACTTGCAAACGGACCATCGTACTCGTTTTGTCTACCGTGACTACGACTTCTCCTCCGGCTGGCGTATGCTTGCAGGCATTCGTCAACAAATTGGCCACGATTTGCGCCAGTCTCTGCCTGTCCCCTATGATCCAGGCAGCGTGATCTCCTTTGAAGTAAAAATTCACTTGCGCACGGGCAAACGTAGCACTCATTGACTCGGTGACTTCTTTGACAACCTCACGCAGTTCCACTTCTTCACTGCGCATTTGCAAGGAACCCGACTCCACCTGAATCACCTGATCTAAATCGCGGACGAGACGGCTCAAACGCAGTACCTCAGACCTTGTGCTTTCGAGATTTTTGGGAGTTGCTTCCCATATGCCGTCAATCATCCCCTCTACTTGGGCAAGTAAGGTGTTTAATGGTGTTCGCAATTCATGGGCAATATCGGAGGTCAGTCGCTTGCGCAGCTCCTCCTGATGCTCAAGACTTTGGACCAGGTTGTTAAAAGCAGCGACCAATGACGTAACTTCATCCTTGCCACTAGGCTCCGGTACACGTATGGACAGATCGCCTCGCGCGACACGTTGCGCTGCGGTGCTCACTTGTACGACTGGACGCACCATGGTCCGGGCGAGCGGTATGCTGATGATAATGACTAGGATGAGCAGCACAACCATCGTCCACAACGTCGTGTTTTTATGCGCCCATTGGAAATGACTTTCCAAGGTCATATACGCACTCCGGTCATCGTGACTAATCACCAGTTGCCCGATCATGACCCCCTTACTGACAAGGGGAATCTTGTCTACACTGTAATTGCTCGTATGGACCGGCCACTTCCCCCACTCGTTTTTCACTTGTCGCTGTTGATCGAGGAGTGTGATGTGCAATCCCAAGACCTCAGAAACCGCTTCAAGTTTATGATAGGCTTCCGCTCCCCAGCCTTGATTGTCCTGATACGCCTGGAGTGCGACACGCGATATTTCTTGGTTATGCTGATTTCTCACTTCATTGGCATACATGGAAAAATGAACATCCATTTCCTTTACGGACAACAACGAGGAAAAAAGAACAGCGCATGCGCCGACTGTCATGATCACAAAGGCGAGCTTTACCCAAATATGCTTCATCTTGGCCTCACTTCTTCATGGGATCGTCAAAGCGATAGCCCAATCCATACACCGTCTTGATATACTCCGGTTGCTTCGGGTCTACCTCTATCTTTTGGCGAAGATTTTTGATATGCGTATCAATGGTTCGGTCGTATCCTTCGAAATCAAAGCCCATGACCTCACGCACGAGCTCCTCCCTGCCCCACGTTCTCCCCGGATAACGGACAAGCGTTGTGAGCAAGCGGTATTCATTTGGCGTAACCTCCAAAGCGACTCCATTTTTCGTGACTCTCTTCTCATTCATCGAGATCGTCAAGTCTCCCACCTCGATGAAATCGGAGAGTGTTGAATAATCGCCCGCACGACGCATGACGGCCCGAACACGTGCTACGAGTTCTCTCGGGCTAAAGGGCTTGATCAAATAATCATCAGCGCCTATCGTAAGCCCACGAATCCGATCCGCCTCTCCACTTTTCGCCGTTAGCATCAAAATCGGGACACGAGACTCTTTGCGAATTTGGACGCAGACTTCTTCCCCGCTCAGATCAGGAAGCATCAGGTCCAAAATGATACAGGTCAATGAAATTGTCGTGGCCATTTCCACTGCTTCCTTGCCTGTTTGGGCGGTCAGAACATGATAGCCTTCCTTTTGCAGATAGGAGGACAATATTTCTAAGATTTGCGGCTCATCATCGACTAGCAAAATGGTAGACATGTGAATCCTCCCTACTCCTCTTGTGTTTGATCCTTTCCTTTTTTCCAGAAAAGCAAAAAGACGAGAGCACCTGCCAATAAGGCAAAGAGCAAGCGAAACTTGTTTTCACTAAAAGTAATCAGATCATGACCGACGAATGTTTCAAAAACCATCGACGGCACTTTTCCAATCAAGGTCGCTACTAAAAATTGCACGAAGGTGATATTCGTCAAAGCCGCACCTAAATTGATCACACCGGAAGGCATCATCGGATTTAACCGGAGCAAAACGATGGCCAGACATTTGCGAAAACTCGTCGTTCCATTGATGGCATGTACCCATTTGAATGATTTCAGCTTTTCGCGCCGATCTGCTTTTTTGATCGTGAAGCGGTAAAGGAAGAAGGCAATGCAAGCACCAACCACCTCTCCCGTCAAAGAAATCAAGAACCCTCCGTACAAGCCAAACACGACCGCATTCGCACCCGATAAAAAAATGGACGGCAATACACCTGCCACACTGATCACGATGTTCAATAAAATACTACCGATAATCCCCAGCATCCCCAAAGAGCGAATCCACTCTGCCAGAGCTTCTATATTCGTTATCCAATCCATCCGTCTGTATGACTCCCCTCTGCCACTTCTCTCTCTAGAGTAAACGAAACTTGTGAAGAAATCATGGAAAAAAGCAAAACAGCCGTAGCCTGATCGACTACGACTGCTTGTATGATTTCCTGCATCATTATTCTTCTGAAATCGCGATGTACAAATCCACTTGTGCGTTGTTGGGATCAGCGCAGCGCACTCCGTCATATCGCTCGAAATCTCCGGTAAACGTCCGCTGGTTCCCCGGTTGATGGGACCACTCCCACACCTTTGCCCATGCTTCCATCACAACCTCTACCATCGGGCCTACACGAGTCGTAAATACGGCATAGGTAGAAGCCGGCAGAGTCTTGACCGTGAGTTCAGAAGGAAGCTCACCTTTCTTTTCTACAACGGTTCCTACTAACAAAGAGTACTCGCCTGTCTCGTCACTATCGTAGTCGGAATACACACCCAGAACAACACCCGGCTCTTTTTGATGGGGAGTTTTGAAGGGACGCTCTTCTTGATAATAGCGCTGCCACAGCTCCCCAATTTTCGCATTCGGTCCGCATTCCGCCTCATTGGTTGTACGAATTTGCAAGCCTGCTACACGCATTTCATCCAGTTTGACAATCGTTGGGTTCATCATTAACCACGCCCCTGTAAGAGTTTGTTTACATGACTTAGTATAACGACCGTACCCTGACAACTATCTGTCAACATTCCAACGTTTATTCATAAAGTTTCGCCATTTTTTTTATCGTATCCCCAATTCTCTGCCTCACATATGCAGGCTCATGTACACACAAGGCATCACCAAAGCTAAGCAGCATACCAGTTAACCACTCATCGTCTGTCATCTTCGTTCGTACCAGCAACGATCCATCCTGCATGGTCTCTATCTCTTCTGGCGCAAACATATCTCGTACCCTTACATGTACACGCGGCGCAAATTCGAGAACAAGAAAAATGCGCTCCGCTGTATCCCATTCTTCGAGCCATTCCAGTTTCTCTACCTGATACGGGCGAGGAGAAAACTCCTCTGTCAGTACAGACATGTCTGCAATCCGTGACAAGCGAAACAGACGATCCTCCTGGCGCTGTAAACAAAAGCCATACACGTACCACACATACCCCTTGATAATCAGTGTTATAGGCTCAATGGTGCGCTCTGTCGCATCGCCTTGTATTTTCGTATAGGTGATCCGCACACGAAGCCTCTTCTCGATGGCTTCCCGCAGCTTGTTTACTTTTTCGGCGATCGCGGGTGTACTGCCCCACGGATTAAAGTCATAAACAACGGGATGTGCACTTCCTTGCAGAGAGGATGGTGCAGTGGTGAGCAACGCTTTTATTTTTTCGAGAAGCTGTCCGATTTGCTTATCGTCTGTGGAGGAATGAACCCCTTTTAGCGCAGCAATAACCGCAACCAGCTCGTCCAAGGATAAGTATTGCCGATCGATCGTAAAATTCTCCATGATCTCGTATCCACCGCTTGCCCCAGGGTACGCTACGATCGGAATTCCGGCTGCGTTAATCGTTTCTAAATCCCGATAGACCGTACGCAAGGATACTTCGAAGTGGTCGGATAGTTCACGAGCGCTCACACGGCGCTTATTCAACAGCATGATAACAATAGCGAGTAGCCGTTCTACCTTCATGATCGCCCTCACTTTTCTTTTTAGGCAACATAGTGGAGGAGAAGAAAAAGCACAGTTCTCTTCGACTCTGACACGCCAGCAGGGGGGATTGACTGCTCGTCTCCACTTCAAAAAGGGGACCGTCGAGCCAAAGCCACCCTACGGGCGGAAGTTTCTCAAAGGAGAAGTGTTCGACGAGCGAGGTCCCCTTTTTGGAGTTCCGACTGGGTAGGCGTTGTCAAGGTCTACGAGCCCTGTGCTTTTTCTTCTCACTAGCTTAGTTGGTTTATCGATAACTTTTAAAAATTTGAAGATCATTCCGTATGAATGATCATACAAAAAAGGAATCTGCAGCCTAAAGTTGCTGCACATTCCCTTTTTGCCTTGCTCATTCGAAACTATACGCCCATACGTCTGCGTTGATTGTTTGGTTTTTTGGTGAGCTGGCTTTTCATGCTCTGATTTTGCGCCTTTTGATTCAATGGATTATTGGCTTGTGCTTGCGCTTGTTTTTTCTCCGCCATTTTGCGCTTCATCGCCTCTTGCAGGCTGATCTTCCCAGGCTTTTGCTCAGTGGTTTCTTTTTCGTTTTGGTTTGGCTCCGTCATGCGTAGCAACTCCTCATAGAAATTGGTTATCTTCTATGTATTCTAGTGCAAGACAGGAGGAAGCGCCAGTGGGAATCTACCCGTTATTCGCCCGAAGCTGTGATAATTTTACACCGCTCGCCTGGTACTTCAAAATTTCCTCCAAAAGCTCTGCAAGGTACGCACCTGCCTCAATTGGTAGCGTGCCACCCTTATGAATATTAGAAATAACCGTACGATCTGATTCTACCGTATTGGCATCCGGTTTGTAAATCATGTAAGCACTGAGACTTTCTGCCGTTGCAAGCCCCGGTCTTTCCCCGATCAAGGAAATGACGACCTTGCATTTTACGATAGACGCGACCTGATCTTGAATCCAGACGCGACCTTTGTTAATGAACACTGGCTTTCCTACACTGATGTTTCTCATGGAAAGACCTTGGATTAACGCAGGCAGCAAGTCTGGAATCGTCGCCTCACACGCCGAGGTGCTGAGTCCGTCCGAGATGACGATTTGAACGTCTTTTCCTTTATCTCCATTCTGCTCCAGCCAACGAGCGGATTCATCCGATAACATCCGGCCCGAGTCGAGGTTCATTAAATACTCCTCCATGCTCGTCGCTCTTGAATGGAGAACAGGAAGCTGCAAGCTCTCGATCAGTTCCGGACTGATTGTTTTCATGACCGCATCGCGAGCCGCTGCCTGATCTATGCGAAATTGCAGATAGCTACCCGTCTTCATTCGGGTACCCGCCCGTCCGATTCCGATACGAGCCGGCGTTCGCTTCATCGCTTGCTCCAATGCTTCTGGATTGTTAGGGTTCTTTACCCCGCATTGCTTTTGCTCAGGAAAATCAATCACGCCCTGCCCTATTTTGGACAGCTCATCCATTACGCGCTGGACCAAATCGTCCATATTGATCTGTTTCATCTTGCTTCCCTCCCCACTCGTTAGTCAAAAATGGTTAAATCGCCTGCACGCTCTGTCAAACGACCATTTTCCATAATGCCCATTTTTTCCAACCATTTCTCGAATTCCCGGAGAGGTCGCAGTCCCAAGAGCTCGCGGTAGCTGGCGTCATCGTGGTAGCTCGTGTCTTGGTAACTGAGCATAACATCGTCCCCACCTGGTACGCCCATATAAAAATTCGCCCCTGCCAAGGTCGTCAGCATCCCCGCAATCTCTTGGTCATTCTGATCCGCATACATGTGATTCGTGTAAGTCGGAGCGATCCCCATCGGCAAACCATGCAGCTTGCCCATGAACAAGTCCTCCAGATCGGCCCGAATCATCTGTCTGCCATCATAAAGGGTTTCTGGTCCGATAAAGCCAGAGACGTTATTGACCATGAACGGCTTCCAGTGACGGCAAAAACCGTACGTACGTGCTTCCAGCGTCTGCATATCGACGCCTTCATGAGAGTCCAGCGACACTTCAGAGCCTTGTCCTGTCTCAAAATACATGACGTTTGGTCCCGACGCTGTGCCTTTTCGAAGCATCAAATCCATTGCCTCATCCAAAATCTCCTTGTTCACGCCAAACGCATCATTCGCTCGTTGTGAACCTGCCAGACTTTGGAACATCAGAGAAATGGGCGCTCCGCCGCGAAGAGCCTGCATCTGTGTCGTGATGTGGGCCAGTACGCAGTTTTGCGTAGGGATTTCCCACTTTTGCATGAAATCATGTGTCATTTTCAAGAGCTTGGTAACGCTTTCAACGGAGTCATTATTGGGGTTAATTCCAATGACAGCGTCGCCTGATCCATATGACAAGCCTTCCTTCATTGAGGCCAAAATGCCATCGGGATCATCGATGGGGTGATTCGGCTGGCAACGGAACGCCAGTCTTCCCGGCTCACCAATCAGTGTGTTGCAGTACGCTTGATGCTTCATTTTTTGTGAAGCCATGACTAGATCAATGCTGGACATCAGCTTGGCCGTAGCGGAAATCATCTCGCTAGTAAGTCCACGGCTAATTCTTGTGAGTTCTGGCATTCCTGTGGAAAACGACAAGATGTACTCCCGTAGCTCCCCTACCGTCCAATTTTTAATCTCATCGTAAATAGAGAGATTGATATCATCATAAATGATCCGAGTCACTTCGTCTTTTTCGTACGGAATGACTGGATTTTCATATATATCACGAAGTTGCATTTCGCTTAATACGACTTTCGCCGCCATCCGCTCCAGTGCGGAATTGGCAGCTAGTTTACTCATGTGATCGCCAGACTTTTCTTCACTCGCTTTAGCCAATACATCACGAACCGAAGTAAACTGGTAATGTTGTTTACGTACAACGCAAGCCAATTTCATCTCTAGCTTCACTCACTTTCTTTTGAACTTTCCGTAAACTCTATCTCATGGAACGTAAAAAAGCGCTTCGAAACATAAGACGAAATGCTCGCCTTGGTCCAAGCGCCGTTGCTCTTCATACGATTCACTTTTTTGCGTTCATTGTTTACCCGTAAGCACGAACTCCACTGCCGGTAGCAGTTCTTCTTCCATGACGGGTTTGACCAGATAGGCACATATCCCTTTCGCTTTGGCTTGCATGACCATGTCCTTTTGACTGTATGCAGTCAAGAGAAGGATAGCCGCGTCCGAATGCTCTCGGATAATCCCAGTCGCTGTCAAACCGTCCATAATTGGCATTTTAACATCCATAATAATGAGATGCGGATTCCACATTTGCGTCAATCGAACGGCCTCTTTGCCGTTTTTTCCTTCAGCTACGACGTTATATCCCTGCTCTTGCAACATCTCGACCAGGTCCATACGCGTTATGGGGTCGTCGTCTATGATGATGACTCGATAATGCTGACGCAATACTCCACCTCCCGATCACCAGTGAACGGACGTGCCAACTACTCATCATTTCCATACGCAACCGACGCCATTGTCGGTTTATCGCATATTTCTGAATACGTTTATTATATCTATATTTTCAGGCTAATTCCAGCTTAAATCCAGCCCACCCTTCGCCCTCGTTATTTTATAGTGAAGGAACGAGAAAAAAATCAATGTACGATTTTCGGCTGCAGCCATTTTTGGTGAGCGATAAAATGAAAACATAAAAATGGAGGGGGAAACGAATGATAACGGCCGAGATGAAGTCCGAGTATTATCAGGCGTTACTGGATAAAAATTCGGAATACGAAGGTGTCTTTTTTGTTGGAGTCAAGACAACCGGCGTATTCTGTCGCCCGACATGTCCAGCAAGAAAGCCTAAGTTTGTTAATTGTGAGTTTTTTGATCATGCCAAACAAGCACTTCTGGCCTCATTCCGGCCCTGCCAGCGCTGCCGTCCGCTTTCACATCCCAATCATGTTTCAGAACTTGTGCGTCTGCTAGTAAACGCTGTAGAAGAAAACCCCGAGCAGCGCTGGACGGAAAAAGACTTTCAAAGATTATCCGTGGACGCTGCAACAGCGCGCCGCCAATTCAAAAAGCGCTTTGGCATGACGTTCGTCGAATATGCAAGGGCGCGACGGATGGGGATTGCGCTAAAAGAAATCAGAGAAGGAAAAGCAATCATCGATGCCCAACTATCCACCGGGTACGAGTCCAGCAGTGGTTTTCGAGACGCATTTTCACGAATTATGGGGGCAGCCCCTACTCTTCTTGGAAATCATCATGTCTTAAAGGCATCGTGGCTGGATACGCGACTCGGTCCCATGATAGCTATCGCAGATGAAGAAATGCTATATCTACTTGAATTCATTGATCGCCGCGGCTTGGAACGAGAAGTTGAACGTCTTAGACAAAGAACGAAGTCAGCGATTATCCCTGGTTCCACAGCGCCAATCCGTTCAATTGAACGTGAGTTAGAGGCGTATTTTGACGGAAAGATAACAGAATTTGCAACGCCTTTGTTCTTGGGCGGATCGCCTTTTCAAAGAATGGTCTGGGAGCATTTACAAACGATCCCCCCCGGTCAAACTTCATCCTATTCCGATGTTGCAGCAGCTATGGGGAAACCAAGCGCCTTTCGTGCTGTCGCTCAAGCAAATGGTGCGAATCAGTTAGCGATTGTCATCCCTTGTCACCGTGTCATCAACTCCAATGGTGATTTGGGTGGGTACGGGGGAGGACTTTCACGTAAACGCTGGCTGCTTCATCATGAAAAAGAAACACCCGCCCCATTTGACTCGGATTCGAGAAAAATCCGGCAAATGGATCATGGATGAATAAGCAAAGGAGTGTACAAATTGACACCCGTACAATCGAATAAATGGGCTGTTTTATCTGTGGTCACGCTTGTTTCGTTCATTACCAACTT
This genomic stretch from Brevibacillus sp. DP1.3A harbors:
- a CDS encoding LLM class oxidoreductase: MSKFNGHYGFQRMFKEGKMTLGFHIPLEAYEWEAPTMERQVELVQAAEDYGFTGIWLRDVILQDPAFGDPATGQIYDMMIYLTYLAAQTKKIAFGTSSIVLPLRHPLRVAKETATIENLFPQRLMMGISSGDRRADFHGLNVPHEQRAELFRDGYDYLQKVMAEDFPKINSPYGMIDGANLVPKSTAPIPTFITGYSQQTMDWFAQNGDGWIYYPRDPFNQANAIQEWRELVQIYHPGVFKPFIQPLHLDLAENPDESVTPIRLGYRVGRKMLLELLAMYQEVGVNHLFFALFPSKRPIDEVIDELGQEVLPYFPAHIDSPERV
- a CDS encoding MFS transporter, yielding MSTITSNVKQQATGAKNSTLALLALAISAFGIGTTEFVIVGLLSTVAQDLKVTITLAGLLISGYALGVAIGAPIITALTSRIPRKMLLMLLMIVFVVGNSAAALSSSFTLLIIARFFTAFSHGVFFSIGSTIAADLVPENKRASAIATMFTGLTVATVTGVPLGTFIGQMFGWRATFWGVTILGVIALISTAILVPSNLKKSKPASIRDQVKIITNLPLLLVFAITALGYGGTFVTFTFLGPILEEITGYKASAVSLILLVYGIAVAIGNTVGGKAADKNPLKALRWMFIIQAIILIILTFTAPFKWVGTLTIMLMGLLAFMNVPGLQVYVVQLAEKYVPSAVDVASAINIAAFNLGIAIGAFVGGIIVDTIGLIHTPWVGGVMVLGAALLTVISSKLEKARR
- a CDS encoding LysE family translocator; the protein is MFDWTTMGAFLAVVIGLFLIPGPAVLLTATRTVQGGRKAGIMAGLGIATGDFIHTIFAAVGLSAILMTSAWAFNLVKFVGAAYLVYLGVRAMLEKPVDPELPKVTPLPPLQSYGQAILAEVLNPKTALFFLAFLPQFVHPERGGAIFQFLVLGLIFAILGFFYTALIAISIRPLGHLVKRISWLGRWSGKIVGSVYILLGLKVALQER
- a CDS encoding cell wall metabolism sensor histidine kinase WalK — translated: MKHIWVKLAFVIMTVGACAVLFSSLLSVKEMDVHFSMYANEVRNQHNQEISRVALQAYQDNQGWGAEAYHKLEAVSEVLGLHITLLDQQRQVKNEWGKWPVHTSNYSVDKIPLVSKGVMIGQLVISHDDRSAYMTLESHFQWAHKNTTLWTMVVLLILVIIISIPLARTMVRPVVQVSTAAQRVARGDLSIRVPEPSGKDEVTSLVAAFNNLVQSLEHQEELRKRLTSDIAHELRTPLNTLLAQVEGMIDGIWEATPKNLESTRSEVLRLSRLVRDLDQVIQVESGSLQMRSEEVELREVVKEVTESMSATFARAQVNFYFKGDHAAWIIGDRQRLAQIVANLLTNACKHTPAGGEVVVTVDKTSTMVRLQVKDSGTGIDQKDLPYVFERFYRGDRSRARERGGAGLGLTIVKGIVEAHKGIITLESRVGEGTTITILFPPQAHEAE
- a CDS encoding response regulator transcription factor codes for the protein MSTILLVDDEPQILEILSSYLQKEGYHVLTAQTGKEAVEMATTISLTCIILDLMLPDLSGEEVCVQIRKESRVPILMLTAKSGEADRIRGLTIGADDYLIKPFSPRELVARVRAVMRRAGDYSTLSDFIEVGDLTISMNEKRVTKNGVALEVTPNEYRLLTTLVRYPGRTWGREELVREVMGFDFEGYDRTIDTHIKNLRQKIEVDPKQPEYIKTVYGLGYRFDDPMKK
- a CDS encoding TVP38/TMEM64 family protein — encoded protein: MDWITNIEALAEWIRSLGMLGIIGSILLNIVISVAGVLPSIFLSGANAVVFGLYGGFLISLTGEVVGACIAFFLYRFTIKKADRREKLKSFKWVHAINGTTSFRKCLAIVLLRLNPMMPSGVINLGAALTNITFVQFLVATLIGKVPSMVFETFVGHDLITFSENKFRLLFALLAGALVFLLFWKKGKDQTQEE
- a CDS encoding GyrI-like domain-containing protein, which produces MMNPTIVKLDEMRVAGLQIRTTNEAECGPNAKIGELWQRYYQEERPFKTPHQKEPGVVLGVYSDYDSDETGEYSLLVGTVVEKKGELPSELTVKTLPASTYAVFTTRVGPMVEVVMEAWAKVWEWSHQPGNQRTFTGDFERYDGVRCADPNNAQVDLYIAISEE
- a CDS encoding YafY family protein; translated protein: MKVERLLAIVIMLLNKRRVSARELSDHFEVSLRTVYRDLETINAAGIPIVAYPGASGGYEIMENFTIDRQYLSLDELVAVIAALKGVHSSTDDKQIGQLLEKIKALLTTAPSSLQGSAHPVVYDFNPWGSTPAIAEKVNKLREAIEKRLRVRITYTKIQGDATERTIEPITLIIKGYVWYVYGFCLQRQEDRLFRLSRIADMSVLTEEFSPRPYQVEKLEWLEEWDTAERIFLVLEFAPRVHVRVRDMFAPEEIETMQDGSLLVRTKMTDDEWLTGMLLSFGDALCVHEPAYVRQRIGDTIKKMAKLYE
- the eutC gene encoding ethanolamine ammonia-lyase subunit EutC gives rise to the protein MKQINMDDLVQRVMDELSKIGQGVIDFPEQKQCGVKNPNNPEALEQAMKRTPARIGIGRAGTRMKTGSYLQFRIDQAAARDAVMKTISPELIESLQLPVLHSRATSMEEYLMNLDSGRMLSDESARWLEQNGDKGKDVQIVISDGLSTSACEATIPDLLPALIQGLSMRNISVGKPVFINKGRVWIQDQVASIVKCKVVISLIGERPGLATAESLSAYMIYKPDANTVESDRTVISNIHKGGTLPIEAGAYLAELLEEILKYQASGVKLSQLRANNG
- a CDS encoding ethanolamine ammonia-lyase subunit EutB, whose product is MKLACVVRKQHYQFTSVRDVLAKASEEKSGDHMSKLAANSALERMAAKVVLSEMQLRDIYENPVIPYEKDEVTRIIYDDINLSIYDEIKNWTVGELREYILSFSTGMPELTRISRGLTSEMISATAKLMSSIDLVMASQKMKHQAYCNTLIGEPGRLAFRCQPNHPIDDPDGILASMKEGLSYGSGDAVIGINPNNDSVESVTKLLKMTHDFMQKWEIPTQNCVLAHITTQMQALRGGAPISLMFQSLAGSQRANDAFGVNKEILDEAMDLMLRKGTASGPNVMYFETGQGSEVSLDSHEGVDMQTLEARTYGFCRHWKPFMVNNVSGFIGPETLYDGRQMIRADLEDLFMGKLHGLPMGIAPTYTNHMYADQNDQEIAGMLTTLAGANFYMGVPGGDDVMLSYQDTSYHDDASYRELLGLRPLREFEKWLEKMGIMENGRLTERAGDLTIFD
- a CDS encoding response regulator; translated protein: MRQHYRVIIIDDDPITRMDLVEMLQEQGYNVVAEGKNGKEAVRLTQMWNPHLIIMDVKMPIMDGLTATGIIREHSDAAILLLTAYSQKDMVMQAKAKGICAYLVKPVMEEELLPAVEFVLTGKQ